A window from Salvia miltiorrhiza cultivar Shanhuang (shh) chromosome 2, IMPLAD_Smil_shh, whole genome shotgun sequence encodes these proteins:
- the LOC131010322 gene encoding SUN domain-containing protein 4 yields MQRSRKALLQRRAVKEAICGRSRLYKVSLSVVVVLWGLVFLLNSWIGHGDGQAERSDEYSVNATSWGEDEVSFGRDVNERSSIDGHPSDGTTRWDEDEASLDRDVNRRLTDGNTHPSDGTTHPSDGTTRWGEGEVSFDRDGNRRVTVGGHPSAGTVSDNGDNNHSKSESLVELAKENSESAAKEAAAVRKDLPAKENSESAAKEAAVRKDLPTKENSDSHGNMEKDKSLTDELSRGVHIGLDEFKNKAFSSKTKYATGKPGSIMHRSEPGGEDYNYASASKGAKVLSFNKEAKGASNILNSDKDKYLRNPCSTEEKFVVIELSEETLVDAIKIANFEHHSSNLKDFELLGSAVYPTDSWVKLGNFSAVNMKHAQDFVLPEPKWARYLKLNLLSHHGSEFYCTLTFIEVYGVDAVEKMLEDLISAQDKVPLSGEILDDKKSGSSQHVSTEGVGYEDLVEEPDTMIRTPDVKRGRLEIDVPDPVEEIRHKQVNRMPGDTVLKILMKKVRSLDLNLAILERYLEELSTRYGDIFKEFDRDIGHKDVLLEKIISDLQSLSKSREDMNEEISELLSWKSLVSVQLESILKEHALLRSEVETVRRDQTHMENKGILIFLVCVVFGFLAIVRSFADMAVQNMNVNSWSDCISRKFCSEKSSWFYLLLSCSITIIILSL; encoded by the exons ATGCAGAGGTCACGGAAAGCTCTTCTACAAAGAAGAGCTGTAAAGGAGGCGATTTGTGGTAGAAGTCGCTTGTATAAGGTCTCTCTTTCTGTTGTTGTCGTTCTCTGGGGCCTTGTCTTCCTCTTAAATTCATGGATCGGCCATGGCGATGGTCAAGCAG AAAGATCAGATGAGTATTCTGTTAATGCAACAAGCTGGGGTGAAGACGAAGTATCTTTTGGCAGGGATGTAAATGAGAGATCATCTATAGACGGACATCCATCAGATGGAACTACTAGATGGGATGAAGACGAAGCGTCTCTTGACAGAGATGTAAATCGGAGACTAACAGATGGAAATACGCATCCATCAGATGGAACTACACATCCATCAGATGGAACTACAAGGTGGGGTGAAGGGGAAGTGTCTTTTGACAGGGATGGAAATCGGAGAGTAACTGTAGGCGGACACCCATCAGCTGGAACTGTCTCTGACAATGGTGATAACAATCATAGTAAGAGTGAATCACTTGTTGAATTGGCGAAAGAAAATTCTGAATCGGCTGCCAAGGAAGCTGCTGCTGTAAGGAAAGATTTGCCTGCGAAAGAAAATTCTGAATCGGCTGCCAAGGAAGCTGCCGTAAGGAAAGATTTGCCTACAAAAGAAAATTCTGATTCGCATGGAAATATGGAGAAGGACAAGTCTTTAACCGACGAGTTGTCTCGTGGAGTACATATAGGTCTTGATGAATTCAAGAATAAAGCATTTAGCTCCAAGACTAAATATGCAACTGGTAAACCTGGAAGCATAATGCACAGATCGGAGCCTGGTGGAGAGGACTACAATTATGCTTCTGCTTCTAAAGGAGCAAAGGTCTTGTCTTTCAATAAGGAAGCCAAGGGTGCTTCTAATATCTTGAACAGCGACAAAGACAAGTACCTTAGAAACCCTTGCTCTACCGAAGAGAAATTTGTTGTTATAGAGCTTTCTGAAGAAACGTTGGTGGACgctattaaaatagcaaacTTTGAGCATCACTCTTCTAATTTGAAAGATTTCGAATTATTAGGCAGTGCTGTTTACCCTACTGATTCATGGGTCAAGCTTGGAAATTTTAGTGCTGTAAACATGAAACACGCTCAAGACTTTGTTCTGCCAGAGCCAAAATGGGCGAGATACCTTAAACTGAACTTGTTAAGTCATCATGGTTCGGAGTTCTACTGCACACTAACGTTCATCGAAGTGTACGGCGTTGATGCTGTTGAGAAAATGCTTGAGGATCTGATTTCAGCTCAAGATAAGGTGCCCCTATCTGGGGAAATATTAGATGATAAAAAGTCAGGTTCGAGCCAGCACGTGAGCACTGAAGGTGTGGGTTATGAAGATCTAGTTGAAGAACCCGATACTATGATCAGAACCCCTGATGTGAAACGTGGAAGGCTGGAAATTGATGTGCCCGACCCAGTTGAAGAAATCCGTCACAAACAAGTAAATCGGATGCCTGGGGATACAGTTCTTAAAATTCTAATGAAAAAGGTTAGATCTTTGGATTTGAATCTAGCAATTCTTGAGCGGTACCTAGAGGAGTTAAGTACCAGATATGGAGACATTTTCAAGGAATTTGATAGAGATATCGGACACAAGGACGTACTTCTAGAGAAGATAATATCTGATCTCCAAAGTCTATCTAAAAGCCGAGAGGATATG AACGAGGAGATCAGCGAGCTTTTGTCTTGGAAATCTCTTGTTTCCGTGCAGCTGGAGAGTATACTCAAAGAACATGCCCTTCTCAG ATCGGAAGTGGAGACAGTTAGGAGGGATCAGACACACATGGAGAATAAGGGGATTTTGATATTTCTTGTTTGTGTAGTATTTGGATTTTTGGCAATTGTGAGGTCATTTGCGGATATGGCGGTACAGAACATGAATGTGAATAGTTGGAGTGATTGTATTTCCAGGAAATTTTgttcagagaagtcatcctggTTTTACTTGTTGCTCAGCTGTAGTATTACTATAATTATTCTCTCATTATAG